The following proteins come from a genomic window of Solwaraspora sp. WMMA2065:
- a CDS encoding aldehyde dehydrogenase family protein — protein sequence MATRFRVTYATLSADNEDLHTAYEDGADRARAWLGQRLTPVVDGTARPGVDPAELVSPGDVTLKLATVTAATDQDVDAAVTAAHAAAPGWAATPWPDRVAVLRRAADLISDRSNEYAALMSMEVGKNRLEALGDVEESADLIRYYCDMYDKHHGFDQPMATIAANESTRSVLKPYGVWAVISPFNFPMALTAGPAGAALVAGNTLVLKPSLQGTFSAWKFFECLVDAGLPTGVAHFLPGGDDPGRTLVAHPGVGGLTFTGSYKTGMSIIRAFTGAYPRPVVCEMGGKNAAIVSARADLDRAVSGVARSAFGFSGQKCSACSRVYVARELHDEFVTRLAERAESLVVGDPLARDTYLGPVIDAAAVRRYGEAVAHAATIGRVVTGGQVLAGVDGRPDGYYLAPAVVADVPPDDDLFQRELFVPFVAVSPVDSVDEGLDRANSVPLGLTAGFFSTDQGEIDHFLDRIEAGVVYVNRPAGATTGAWPGVQPFGGWKGSGSTGKAGGGPYYLQQFLREQSQTVVA from the coding sequence GTGGCCACACGCTTCCGGGTCACCTACGCGACCCTGTCCGCTGACAACGAGGACCTGCACACGGCGTACGAGGACGGCGCGGACCGGGCGCGGGCCTGGTTGGGTCAGCGCCTCACCCCGGTGGTCGACGGCACCGCCCGGCCCGGGGTCGACCCGGCCGAGCTGGTCAGCCCCGGCGACGTGACGCTCAAGCTGGCCACCGTCACCGCCGCCACCGACCAGGACGTCGACGCGGCCGTCACCGCCGCTCACGCCGCAGCGCCCGGCTGGGCCGCGACACCGTGGCCGGACCGGGTCGCGGTGCTGCGCCGGGCGGCCGACCTGATCAGCGACCGCTCCAACGAGTACGCCGCGCTGATGAGCATGGAGGTCGGCAAGAACCGGCTGGAGGCGCTCGGCGACGTCGAGGAGTCGGCGGACCTGATCCGCTACTACTGCGACATGTATGACAAGCACCACGGTTTCGACCAGCCCATGGCGACCATCGCCGCGAACGAGTCCACCCGCAGTGTGCTCAAGCCGTACGGGGTCTGGGCGGTGATCAGCCCGTTCAACTTCCCGATGGCGTTGACCGCCGGGCCGGCCGGCGCGGCACTGGTCGCCGGCAACACCCTCGTCCTCAAGCCCAGCCTGCAGGGCACCTTCTCGGCCTGGAAGTTCTTCGAGTGCCTGGTCGACGCCGGGCTGCCGACCGGGGTCGCGCACTTCCTCCCCGGCGGCGACGACCCGGGCCGGACGCTGGTGGCGCACCCCGGCGTCGGCGGCCTCACCTTCACCGGATCGTACAAGACCGGCATGTCGATCATCCGGGCGTTCACCGGCGCCTACCCGAGGCCCGTCGTCTGCGAGATGGGCGGCAAGAACGCCGCGATCGTCTCGGCCCGGGCCGACCTGGACCGGGCGGTCTCCGGCGTCGCCCGCTCCGCGTTCGGCTTCTCCGGCCAGAAATGTTCGGCCTGCTCCCGGGTGTACGTGGCGCGCGAACTCCACGACGAGTTCGTCACCCGGCTCGCCGAACGGGCCGAGTCGCTGGTCGTCGGCGACCCGCTGGCCCGCGACACGTACCTCGGTCCGGTCATCGACGCCGCCGCCGTACGCCGCTACGGCGAGGCCGTCGCGCACGCCGCGACCATCGGCCGGGTGGTCACCGGCGGCCAGGTGCTCGCCGGGGTCGACGGCCGCCCCGACGGCTACTACCTGGCGCCGGCCGTCGTCGCCGACGTACCGCCCGACGACGACCTGTTCCAGCGCGAGCTGTTCGTGCCGTTCGTGGCGGTCAGCCCGGTCGACTCGGTCGACGAGGGCCTGGACCGGGCCAACAGCGTGCCGCTGGGCCTGACCGCCGGGTTCTTCTCCACCGACCAGGGCGAGATCGACCACTTCCTCGACCGGATCGAAGCCGGCGTCGTCTACGTCAACCGGCCGGCCGGCGCCACCACCGGTGCCTGGCCCGGGGTGCAGCCGTTCGGCGGCTGGAAGGGCTCCGGCAGCACCGGCAAGGCCGGTGGCGGACCGTACTACCTCCAGCAGTTCCTCCGCGAGCAGTCGCAGACGGTGGTGGCCTGA